Proteins encoded within one genomic window of Hahella chejuensis KCTC 2396:
- a CDS encoding M23 family metallopeptidase: protein MNIIFLRDGHGQSRARSMGARAVVLTVVLALSLVAALLAGAFWLGRQSAASDASITPELVKTWQENLKQQKEEIRTYKSLAQQNIDALTLRMGELQARLLRLDALGQRLTDVAGLDEGEFDFESSPALGGPEEPALEQSFSVPMLTQVLESIEQQAESREQQLRVMDELFVNQRFQREQFVAGRPIKKGWLSSHYGFRSDPFTGKRAWHSGVDFAGKEGSDIVAVAGGVVTHSEERFGYGNLVEVNHGGGLVTRYAHCAKLMVKTGDVVQKGQVLAKMGSTGRSTGPHVHFEVLQDGRSANPTKFIHRASR, encoded by the coding sequence ATGAATATTATCTTCCTGAGAGATGGACATGGTCAGTCACGCGCCCGTTCTATGGGCGCGCGCGCGGTTGTGCTGACGGTGGTCCTTGCGCTGTCTCTAGTGGCTGCGTTGCTGGCGGGGGCGTTTTGGCTGGGGCGGCAGTCCGCCGCATCTGACGCTTCCATTACTCCTGAGCTGGTTAAGACTTGGCAGGAGAATCTGAAACAACAGAAAGAAGAAATCCGCACGTATAAGTCACTCGCGCAGCAAAATATTGATGCGCTGACGCTGCGAATGGGAGAGTTGCAGGCGAGACTGTTGCGGCTTGATGCGCTTGGGCAACGTCTTACTGACGTAGCAGGTCTGGATGAAGGGGAGTTTGACTTCGAATCGTCACCCGCTTTAGGGGGGCCTGAAGAGCCTGCTTTAGAGCAATCGTTCTCTGTTCCCATGTTAACGCAAGTGCTCGAGTCTATTGAACAGCAAGCGGAGTCTCGTGAGCAGCAACTGCGTGTGATGGATGAACTGTTCGTTAATCAGCGCTTTCAGCGAGAGCAGTTTGTTGCAGGCCGTCCAATCAAGAAAGGTTGGTTGTCCTCTCATTATGGTTTCCGTTCAGACCCGTTCACTGGTAAGCGGGCGTGGCACTCCGGCGTAGACTTCGCAGGTAAAGAAGGCAGCGACATTGTTGCGGTTGCAGGTGGCGTTGTAACTCATTCAGAAGAGCGCTTCGGCTACGGCAATTTGGTTGAGGTCAACCATGGCGGGGGGCTTGTTACTCGTTACGCGCACTGCGCCAAACTTATGGTTAAAACCGGGGATGTGGTGCAAAAAGGCCAAGTCCTGGCGAAGATGGGTAGCACGGGACGCTCCACAGGTCCACACGTACACTTCGAAGTGCTTCAGGATGGGCGCTCCGCAAATCCCACAAAATTTATTCATCGCGCAAGCCGGTAA
- a CDS encoding DciA family protein yields MPDRDRKLGDILSSSSPTLESLFHRALQLDKQQQIFSQCLPAQLRDKVTLSSVKDGVIRVTVPDAATANQLRMNQHTSLPELRKHKDFDFAYQFKIRVEPMEVKAKAKRKAKPISQKNAELLRQEAQLCDDPELKKALEALSTHTAD; encoded by the coding sequence ATGCCTGACAGAGATAGAAAGCTGGGAGATATTCTGTCGTCTTCCTCCCCTACGCTGGAGTCTCTTTTTCACCGAGCCCTGCAGCTGGATAAGCAACAGCAGATATTCTCACAATGCCTGCCTGCTCAATTACGTGACAAGGTGACTCTATCGTCAGTTAAAGATGGCGTTATTCGCGTAACCGTCCCCGATGCCGCAACCGCAAATCAGTTGCGCATGAATCAACACACATCCCTGCCGGAACTACGCAAACATAAAGATTTCGACTTCGCTTATCAGTTCAAGATTCGCGTGGAGCCAATGGAAGTTAAAGCAAAGGCAAAAAGGAAGGCGAAACCAATTTCGCAAAAGAACGCCGAGCTTCTCAGACAAGAAGCTCAGCTCTGTGACGATCCGGAGTTAAAGAAAGCCCTGGAGGCTCTTTCAACTCACACAGCGGACTAG